The following coding sequences lie in one Rutidosis leptorrhynchoides isolate AG116_Rl617_1_P2 chromosome 6, CSIRO_AGI_Rlap_v1, whole genome shotgun sequence genomic window:
- the LOC139855652 gene encoding Holliday junction resolvase MOC1, chloroplastic-like, with product MGSLQFHQFLNQTPQTLTLMTPKPFPCNFTTTFYIRSIITKCFCTTSPPKVCSGKVKAISRVSADEMKEKWLNSLTCPPVVQETEKFVVQSGVNCGNGEENVDSKWVIGIDPDVSGAIAVLKTDDFGSSAEVYDSPNVKVLVGNRIRRRMDTNAMVQLLRSLNIPIGTTAYIEQSLPYPGDGKQGWWSGGFNYGLWIGVLVASEVSVIPVPSVRWKHEFNLSGNGKTKDDSRALACTLFPTLSSSLKRKKDHGRAEALLIAAYGKGIKLNSDSSNIANSLTPVNTNDNT from the exons ATGGGATCTCTTCAATTTCATCAATTTCTCAACCAAACACCCCAAACGTTAACATTAATGACCCCAAAACCGTTTCCTTGTAATTTCACCACAACTTTTTACATACGTTCCATCATCACCAAGTGTTTCTGCACCACATCTCCCCCAAAAGTATGCAGTGGAAAAGTTAAAGCAATAAGTAGGGTTTCTGCAGATGAAATgaaagaaaaatggttaaattcTCTAACTTGCCCTCCTGTTGTTCAAGAAACTGAAAAATTTGTGGTACAAAGTGGTGTGAATTGTGGAAATGGGGAGGAAAATGTTGATTCAAAGTGGGTTATTGGGATTGATCCTGATGTTTCTGGTGCAATTGCTGTCTTGAAAACTGATGATTTTGGGTCTTCGGCTGAG GTATATGATTCTCCTAATGTGAAAGTGCTGGTAGGAAATCGTATACGTCGTCGTATGGATACAAATGCTATGGTTCAGTTACTCCGGAGTCTTAATATTCCCATCG GAACAACTGCATACATAGAACAATCACTTCCTTATCCAGGAGACGGGAAACAG GGATGGTGGAGTGGAGGATTTAATTACGGGCTATGGATCGGGGTTTTAGTTGCATCCGAAGTTTCTGTTATCCCTGTGCCATCTGTCCGATGGAAACACGAGTTCAATTTGTCCGGGAATGGCAAAACAAAG GACGACAGCCGGGCACTTGCATGCACACTATTTCCGACATTAAGTTCGTCACTGAAAAGGAAAAAGGATCACG GGCGGGCTGAGGCTTTGCTCATTGCTGCATATGGGAAAGGCATAAAGTTGAACTCCGATTCTTCCAATATCGCAAATTCATTAACTCCCGTAAACACCAACGATAATACATAG